The Mesorhizobium sp. M1D.F.Ca.ET.043.01.1.1 genome contains a region encoding:
- the rpsB gene encoding 30S ribosomal protein S2 has product MALPDFSMRQLLEAGVHFGHQTHRWNPKMAPYIYGARNNIHIIDLSQTVPLLHQALKQVSDTVAKGGRVLFVGTKRQASDIVADAAQRSAQYYVNSRWLGGMLTNWKTISNSIQRLRKLDETLAGEAQGLTKKERLNLDREREKLNKALGGIKDMGSTPDLMFVIDTNKEAIAILEAKRLGIPVVAIIDSNCDPDKIDFPIPGNDDAARAIQLYCDLIAKAAIDGIARQQGALGMDIGASAEAPVEPALDTPATEVPEA; this is encoded by the coding sequence ATGGCTCTGCCTGATTTCAGCATGCGCCAGCTTTTGGAAGCTGGTGTTCACTTCGGCCACCAGACCCATCGCTGGAACCCGAAGATGGCGCCCTATATCTACGGCGCCCGCAACAACATCCACATCATCGACCTGTCGCAGACGGTGCCGCTGCTGCACCAGGCCCTGAAGCAGGTTTCCGACACTGTCGCCAAGGGCGGCCGCGTGCTGTTCGTCGGCACCAAGCGCCAGGCTTCGGACATCGTCGCCGACGCCGCGCAGCGTTCGGCCCAGTACTATGTCAACTCGCGTTGGCTGGGCGGCATGCTGACCAACTGGAAGACGATCTCGAACTCGATCCAGCGCCTGCGCAAGCTCGACGAGACGCTGGCCGGCGAGGCCCAGGGCCTCACCAAGAAGGAGCGCCTCAACCTCGACCGCGAGCGCGAGAAGCTCAACAAGGCGCTGGGCGGCATCAAGGACATGGGCTCGACGCCGGACCTGATGTTCGTCATCGACACCAACAAGGAAGCGATCGCCATCCTCGAGGCCAAGCGCCTCGGCATCCCGGTCGTCGCCATCATCGATTCGAACTGCGATCCGGACAAGATCGACTTCCCGATCCCGGGCAATGACGACGCGGCGCGCGCCATCCAGCTCTATTGCGATCTGATCGCCAAGGCTGCCATCGACGGCATCGCCCGCCAGCAGGGCGCCCTCGGCATGGATATCGGCGCGTCTGCCGAGGCTCCGGTCGAGCCGGCCCTCGACACGCCGGCCACCGAGGTTCCGGAAGCTTGA
- a CDS encoding HIT family protein, with protein sequence MAEATYDPGNIFAKILRGEIPSHRVYEDDAVVAFMDVMPQGVGHTLVVPKAQSRNILDADPATFGPLFAVVQKVAVAVKKAFNADGVTLLQFNEPASGQTVYHLHVHVIPRFEGVPLKPHSGQMEKPEVLAESAGKIRAAL encoded by the coding sequence ATGGCCGAAGCCACCTATGATCCCGGCAACATCTTCGCAAAGATCCTGCGCGGCGAAATCCCGTCGCATCGCGTCTACGAGGACGACGCGGTCGTCGCCTTCATGGATGTGATGCCGCAAGGGGTCGGCCACACGCTGGTGGTGCCGAAGGCCCAATCGCGCAATATCCTCGACGCCGATCCGGCGACGTTCGGTCCGCTGTTTGCCGTGGTGCAGAAAGTGGCGGTGGCTGTGAAAAAGGCCTTCAACGCGGACGGCGTGACGCTCTTGCAGTTCAACGAGCCGGCCTCCGGGCAGACCGTCTACCACCTCCATGTCCATGTCATCCCACGCTTCGAAGGCGTGCCGCTGAAGCCGCATTCCGGGCAGATGGAAAAGCCGGAGGTGCTGGCCGAGAGCGCCGGCAAGATCCGCGCGGCACTGTGA
- a CDS encoding cell envelope integrity EipB family protein, whose protein sequence is MRVTRLFLSAALLSAAVPMAPAFAVPALQAHRAVYDLTLNKASDRSGITGISGRMVYEFNGSPCEGYTVKFRFVTQIVTSDNTRLTDQQTTTFEDAEGKTFSFVTKSFVDQNLDKEVKGMATREPKGLKVDIDKPEKNTLELAATQFPTQHLVELIGKAESGENFYQTNLFDGSEDANKVMTTTVVVGKRTDADKSDPEAPALAKLASDKYWPVDIAYFDETDKSGEEVPEYRISFKLHENGITRDLVMDYGDFSMTGKLVNLSLFDQTKPCPASK, encoded by the coding sequence ATGCGCGTAACGCGCCTTTTCCTTTCCGCCGCTCTCCTGTCGGCGGCCGTCCCGATGGCTCCGGCCTTCGCGGTGCCGGCGCTGCAGGCGCACCGTGCCGTCTACGACCTCACCCTCAACAAGGCGTCCGACCGCTCGGGCATCACCGGCATCTCCGGCCGCATGGTGTATGAGTTCAACGGCTCTCCCTGCGAAGGCTATACGGTGAAGTTCCGCTTCGTCACCCAGATCGTCACCAGCGACAACACCAGGCTGACCGATCAGCAGACGACGACGTTCGAGGACGCCGAAGGCAAGACCTTCTCCTTCGTAACGAAATCCTTCGTCGACCAGAACCTCGACAAGGAGGTCAAGGGCATGGCGACCAGGGAGCCAAAGGGCCTCAAGGTCGACATCGACAAGCCCGAGAAGAACACGCTCGAGCTCGCCGCCACGCAGTTCCCGACCCAGCACCTGGTTGAACTGATCGGCAAGGCCGAGAGCGGCGAAAACTTCTATCAGACCAATCTGTTCGACGGCTCCGAAGATGCCAACAAGGTGATGACGACCACCGTCGTCGTAGGCAAGAGGACCGACGCCGACAAGTCGGACCCGGAAGCCCCGGCGCTCGCCAAGCTCGCCAGCGACAAATACTGGCCGGTCGACATCGCCTATTTTGACGAGACCGACAAAAGCGGAGAGGAAGTGCCGGAGTACCGGATCAGCTTCAAGCTGCACGAGAACGGCATCACGCGCGATCTCGTCATGGACTACGGCGACTTCTCGATGACCGGCAAGCTGGTCAACCTGTCGCTGTTCGATCAGACCAAGCCCTGTCCAGCGTCGAAATAG
- a CDS encoding GNAT family N-acetyltransferase has product MDQGDDDDGRTANADYAIRVAAGIGAFTCAEWDGLAGTTRGDTENGYNPLVSFAFLSALEDSGCAVRRTGWQGHHLRLETAQGKLLGALPCYLKSHSQGEYVFDHGWSDAFERAGGRYYPKLQCSVPFTPVTGPRLLVGKGEDEGAVKAGLAAGLKLVTDKLGVSSAHVTFATESDTATLEAAGFLHRTDQQFHFFNEGFSSYDDFLATLASRKRKAMKKERREALADGISIDWLTGKDLTEKAWDDFFAFYMDTGGRKWGRPYLNRHFFSLIGERMADDILLVMARRNGRYIAGAINFIGSDALYGRNWGCIEDHPFLHFEVCYHQAIDFAIERKLKVVEAGAQGEHKLARGYQPVTMHSAHYIAHPGLRNAVADYLRRERREVERMGEYLEEHTPFRKDLKE; this is encoded by the coding sequence ATGGATCAAGGTGACGACGACGATGGACGGACTGCGAATGCGGACTATGCGATCCGCGTCGCGGCGGGCATAGGCGCGTTCACCTGCGCGGAATGGGACGGCTTGGCGGGAACCACCCGCGGCGACACGGAAAACGGCTACAACCCGCTCGTTTCATTCGCTTTCCTGAGCGCGCTGGAGGATTCCGGCTGTGCCGTGCGACGCACCGGCTGGCAAGGCCATCACCTCAGGCTCGAGACGGCGCAAGGCAAGCTGCTGGGCGCCCTGCCCTGCTATCTGAAATCACACAGCCAGGGCGAATATGTCTTCGACCATGGCTGGTCCGACGCCTTCGAGCGCGCCGGCGGGCGCTATTACCCCAAGCTGCAATGTTCGGTGCCCTTCACGCCTGTCACCGGCCCTCGCCTGCTGGTCGGCAAAGGCGAGGACGAAGGCGCGGTAAAGGCCGGCCTCGCCGCGGGGCTGAAACTGGTGACCGATAAGCTCGGCGTGTCCTCCGCGCATGTCACTTTCGCGACCGAGTCCGACACGGCGACGCTGGAAGCGGCGGGCTTCCTGCACCGCACCGACCAGCAGTTCCATTTCTTCAACGAAGGCTTCTCGAGCTATGACGACTTTCTCGCCACGCTTGCCTCGCGCAAGCGCAAGGCGATGAAGAAGGAACGGCGCGAGGCGCTGGCCGACGGCATTTCGATCGACTGGCTGACCGGCAAGGATCTGACCGAAAAGGCGTGGGACGATTTCTTTGCCTTCTACATGGATACCGGCGGCAGGAAATGGGGTCGGCCCTATCTCAATCGCCATTTCTTCTCGCTGATCGGCGAGCGCATGGCCGACGACATTCTGCTGGTGATGGCCAGGCGCAACGGCCGCTATATCGCCGGCGCCATCAACTTCATCGGCTCCGACGCGCTCTACGGCCGCAACTGGGGCTGCATCGAGGATCACCCCTTCCTGCATTTCGAGGTTTGCTACCACCAGGCGATCGACTTTGCGATCGAGCGCAAGCTGAAGGTGGTGGAGGCGGGCGCGCAAGGCGAGCATAAGCTGGCGCGCGGCTACCAGCCGGTGACCATGCATTCGGCGCACTACATCGCCCACCCCGGCCTGCGCAATGCGGTCGCCGATTACCTTCGCCGCGAGCGGCGCGAGGTCGAGCGGATGGGCGAATATCTCGAAGAGCACACGCCGTTCCGCAAGGATCTCAAGGAATAG
- a CDS encoding chloramphenicol phosphotransferase — MEEPALAGQIIILNGAPRSGKSSIALAIQETFEGIWINLGVDSYAQATPPRFRPGIGLRPGGERPDLETVVPNLYAGLYGSIAAHSRLGLNVVTDVGHHDNYSRPLGILHECARRLAGLPVLFVGVRCPVEVIMQRRAASGAEGGYVTGSVDDPVPLPVGLWQEEVHRPGVYDFEVDTSRQDPAECASAIRQRLDAGPEPLAFRRLA; from the coding sequence TTGGAGGAACCGGCATTGGCTGGACAGATCATCATTCTCAACGGTGCGCCGCGGTCGGGAAAGTCGAGCATCGCCCTGGCGATCCAGGAGACATTCGAGGGCATCTGGATCAATCTCGGCGTCGATAGCTATGCGCAGGCAACGCCGCCGCGGTTCCGTCCCGGCATAGGCCTGCGTCCCGGCGGCGAACGTCCCGATCTCGAAACCGTCGTGCCGAACCTCTACGCCGGGCTTTATGGGTCCATCGCGGCACACAGCCGGCTGGGCTTGAACGTCGTCACCGACGTTGGCCATCACGACAACTATTCGAGGCCACTCGGCATCCTTCACGAATGCGCCAGGCGTCTCGCCGGCCTGCCGGTCCTGTTTGTCGGGGTCCGCTGCCCGGTGGAAGTGATCATGCAAAGGCGTGCCGCGAGTGGAGCGGAGGGAGGGTATGTGACCGGCTCTGTCGACGACCCAGTACCGCTGCCCGTCGGTCTTTGGCAGGAAGAGGTGCATAGGCCGGGCGTTTACGATTTCGAAGTCGATACATCGCGGCAAGATCCAGCCGAGTGCGCCAGCGCAATTCGCCAACGGCTTGATGCCGGGCCGGAACCGCTGGCCTTTCGCAGGCTGGCGTAA
- the clpA gene encoding ATP-dependent Clp protease ATP-binding subunit ClpA — translation MPAFSQGLEKALHQALTFANERHHEYATLEHLLLALIDDTEAAAVMRACNVDLDELKHTVLTYIDTELDNLVTGYDEDSKPTAGFQRVIQRAVIHVQSSGREEVSGANVLVAIFAERESHAAYFLQEQQMTRYDAVNYISHGIAKRPGASESRTPRGAEDEQGGQNGAEPQEDNGKKKPQDALTAYCINLNNKAKAGKIDPLIGRESEINRTIQVLCRRSKNNPLYVGDPGVGKTAIAEGLAKRIVEGDVPEVLQDATIFALDMGTLLAGTRYRGDFEERLKQVVKELEDYPGAVLFIDEIHTVIGAGATSGGAMDASNLLKPALSSGAIRCIGSTTYKEFRQFFEKDRALVRRFQKIDVNEPTIEDAIEIMKGLKPYFEEFHKVRYTSEAIKASVELSARYINDRKLPDKAIDVIDETGASQMLVPEAKRKKTIGIKEIEATVATMARIPPKTVSADDEKVLQGLDVELKRVVYGQDTAITALTSAIKLARAGLREPEKPIGSYLFSGPTGVGKTEVAKQLAASLGVELIRFDMSEYMERHTVSRLIGAPPGYVGFDQGGLLTDGVDQHPHCVLLLDEVEKAHPDLFNILLQVMDHGKLTDHNGKQIDFRNVILIMTTNAGASDAQRAAIGFGSTKREGDDVEAINRLFTPEFRNRLDAIIPFGSLPVPVIHQVVQKFVMQLEAQLSERGVTFDLSPDAIAWLADKGYDERMGARPLGRVIQEHIKKPLADEVLFGKLKKGGTVRVTVEKKETGETGLKLESLADEAPVKPKKEEPEDAPKPRKAVAKKSVAKKAVAQKPEPKGKDGGKRSLVPQLPRKS, via the coding sequence ATGCCGGCTTTCTCCCAAGGCCTGGAAAAGGCGCTACATCAGGCGCTGACATTCGCCAACGAGCGGCATCATGAATATGCAACGCTCGAACATTTGCTGCTCGCGCTCATCGACGACACCGAGGCGGCCGCCGTGATGCGCGCCTGCAACGTCGATCTCGACGAGCTCAAGCACACGGTTCTCACCTATATCGACACCGAGCTCGACAACCTCGTCACCGGTTACGACGAGGATTCCAAGCCGACCGCCGGGTTCCAGCGCGTCATCCAGCGCGCCGTCATCCACGTGCAGTCGTCCGGCCGCGAGGAAGTGTCCGGCGCCAACGTGCTCGTCGCCATCTTCGCCGAGCGCGAGAGCCACGCCGCCTATTTCCTGCAGGAACAGCAGATGACCCGCTACGACGCGGTCAACTACATCTCGCATGGCATCGCCAAGCGCCCCGGCGCTTCGGAGTCGCGCACTCCGCGCGGCGCCGAGGACGAGCAGGGCGGCCAGAACGGCGCCGAGCCGCAGGAAGACAATGGCAAGAAGAAGCCGCAGGACGCGCTGACGGCCTACTGCATCAACCTCAACAACAAGGCCAAGGCCGGCAAGATCGATCCGCTGATCGGCCGCGAGAGCGAGATCAACCGCACCATCCAGGTGCTGTGCCGCCGCTCCAAGAACAACCCGCTCTATGTCGGTGACCCCGGCGTCGGCAAGACGGCGATCGCCGAGGGCCTCGCCAAGCGAATCGTCGAGGGCGACGTGCCCGAGGTGCTGCAGGACGCCACCATCTTCGCGCTCGACATGGGCACGCTGCTGGCCGGCACGCGCTATCGCGGCGACTTCGAGGAGCGGCTGAAGCAGGTCGTCAAGGAGCTCGAGGACTATCCCGGGGCGGTTCTGTTCATCGACGAGATCCACACCGTGATCGGGGCCGGCGCCACCTCCGGCGGCGCCATGGATGCGTCGAACCTGTTGAAGCCGGCGCTTTCGTCAGGTGCGATCCGCTGCATCGGCTCGACCACTTACAAGGAGTTCCGCCAGTTCTTCGAGAAGGACCGCGCGTTGGTGCGGCGCTTCCAGAAGATCGACGTCAACGAGCCGACCATCGAGGACGCCATCGAGATCATGAAGGGCCTGAAGCCCTATTTCGAGGAGTTCCACAAGGTCCGCTACACGTCTGAAGCGATCAAGGCTTCGGTCGAGCTCTCGGCGCGCTACATCAACGACCGCAAGCTGCCGGACAAGGCAATCGACGTGATCGACGAGACCGGCGCCTCGCAGATGCTGGTGCCGGAAGCCAAGCGCAAGAAGACGATCGGCATCAAGGAAATCGAGGCGACGGTCGCCACCATGGCGCGCATCCCGCCGAAGACAGTTTCGGCCGACGACGAGAAGGTGCTGCAAGGCCTCGATGTCGAGCTGAAGCGCGTCGTCTACGGCCAGGATACCGCGATCACCGCGCTGACCTCGGCGATCAAGCTGGCGCGGGCCGGCCTGCGCGAACCGGAGAAGCCGATCGGCTCCTACTTGTTCTCAGGCCCGACCGGCGTCGGCAAGACGGAAGTCGCCAAGCAGCTTGCCGCCTCGCTCGGCGTCGAGCTGATCCGCTTCGACATGTCGGAATATATGGAACGCCACACCGTCTCGCGGCTGATCGGCGCGCCTCCCGGCTATGTCGGCTTCGACCAGGGCGGTCTGCTGACCGACGGCGTCGACCAGCATCCGCATTGCGTGCTGCTGCTCGACGAGGTCGAGAAGGCGCATCCTGACCTGTTCAACATCCTGTTGCAGGTGATGGACCACGGCAAGCTGACCGACCACAACGGCAAGCAGATCGACTTCCGCAACGTCATCCTGATCATGACGACCAATGCGGGCGCGTCGGACGCTCAGCGCGCGGCGATCGGCTTCGGCTCGACCAAGCGCGAGGGCGACGACGTCGAGGCGATCAACCGGCTGTTCACGCCGGAGTTCCGCAACCGTCTCGATGCGATCATCCCGTTCGGCTCGCTGCCGGTGCCGGTGATCCACCAGGTGGTGCAGAAGTTCGTCATGCAGCTCGAGGCTCAGCTCTCCGAGCGGGGCGTCACCTTCGACCTGTCGCCGGACGCGATCGCGTGGCTGGCCGACAAGGGCTATGACGAGCGCATGGGAGCGCGTCCGCTCGGTCGCGTGATCCAGGAGCACATCAAGAAGCCGCTGGCGGACGAGGTGCTGTTCGGCAAGCTGAAGAAGGGCGGCACGGTGCGCGTCACCGTCGAGAAGAAGGAGACCGGCGAGACCGGCCTGAAGCTCGAATCGCTCGCCGACGAAGCCCCGGTGAAGCCGAAGAAGGAAGAGCCGGAGGATGCTCCGAAGCCTAGGAAGGCGGTGGCCAAGAAGTCCGTCGCCAAGAAGGCGGTGGCGCAGAAGCCGGAGCCGAAGGGCAAGGACGGCGGCAAGCGAAGCCTGGTCCCGCAACTGCCCCGCAAGAGCTGA
- a CDS encoding phosphatase PAP2 family protein — protein MENSVAASTPLARTAAGRAFLIALADAFRRQRLLHAMAVCALLLATLVGMRTGNMPDFSVLKEYLQYLFIAFWICGCVFALGVFLHLALVKRDTEPLGTFLKSLGSFFGDAERTANSLNGLAASIAFVSAVGVLKGAIAILSPFAWDKALAHADRILHFGRAPDEWLWFVVQSPFALRMFNIAYNFWFIVLIATVFTACITRNDTKLRHQFLMSFMLVWTLGGFFLAMGLSSAGPCYYERLGLGGDFHPLMQALAAADRIYPIWALGTQDMLWSGYIGATDGSIGISAFPSMHVAMAVLFSLYATRRSRLAGILMWAFAGVIMVGSVVLGWHYAIDGYAGALLSIMIWKACGYFLARFAPSGVA, from the coding sequence ATGGAAAATTCGGTTGCGGCGTCGACCCCCCTTGCGAGGACGGCTGCCGGTCGCGCTTTTCTGATTGCCCTGGCGGACGCCTTTCGACGGCAGCGGCTGCTGCACGCCATGGCCGTCTGTGCCCTGCTCCTGGCAACACTGGTCGGCATGCGTACCGGAAACATGCCGGATTTCAGCGTGCTGAAGGAATACCTTCAATACCTCTTCATCGCTTTCTGGATCTGCGGCTGCGTCTTTGCGCTTGGGGTCTTTCTCCACCTTGCGCTGGTCAAGCGGGATACCGAACCGCTCGGCACCTTCCTGAAATCGCTGGGCAGCTTTTTCGGCGATGCCGAACGCACTGCCAACAGCCTGAACGGCCTTGCCGCGAGCATCGCCTTCGTATCCGCCGTCGGCGTGCTGAAAGGAGCCATCGCAATCCTTTCCCCGTTTGCATGGGACAAGGCGCTCGCCCACGCCGATCGGATCCTGCATTTCGGTCGAGCACCAGACGAATGGCTATGGTTTGTCGTCCAGTCGCCATTTGCATTGAGGATGTTCAATATCGCGTACAACTTCTGGTTCATAGTGCTCATTGCCACGGTTTTCACCGCCTGCATCACACGCAACGATACGAAGCTGCGTCATCAGTTCCTGATGAGCTTCATGCTGGTATGGACGCTTGGCGGCTTCTTCCTGGCGATGGGGCTCTCGTCGGCGGGGCCGTGCTATTACGAGCGACTGGGGCTCGGCGGTGACTTTCACCCCCTCATGCAGGCACTCGCCGCCGCCGATCGCATCTATCCGATCTGGGCGCTCGGCACCCAGGACATGCTATGGAGCGGCTACATCGGCGCCACCGACGGCAGTATCGGAATATCGGCTTTCCCATCCATGCACGTGGCGATGGCGGTGCTTTTTTCCCTTTACGCAACGCGGCGCTCCCGGCTGGCCGGTATCCTGATGTGGGCATTCGCCGGTGTGATCATGGTCGGCTCGGTCGTGCTCGGCTGGCACTATGCCATCGACGGCTACGCGGGTGCGCTCTTGTCGATTATGATCTGGAAGGCATGCGGATATTTCCTGGCACGCTTCGCGCCCTCAGGGGTTGCTTGA
- a CDS encoding DUF4031 domain-containing protein, producing MAVYVDAAIWKWAGHCWCHLMADDTDELHRFAAELGVKRSSYQGPPKTSAPHYDITGFERDRAVRLGAIECSREEIVAIFRRVRVPNGKIRP from the coding sequence ATGGCTGTCTATGTCGATGCGGCGATCTGGAAATGGGCCGGCCATTGCTGGTGTCACCTGATGGCCGACGACACCGACGAGTTGCATCGCTTCGCCGCCGAGCTTGGCGTGAAGCGTTCGTCCTATCAGGGACCGCCCAAGACATCGGCGCCGCACTATGACATAACCGGCTTCGAGCGCGACCGCGCGGTGCGGCTGGGCGCCATCGAGTGCAGCCGTGAGGAGATCGTCGCGATCTTCCGCCGCGTGCGGGTTCCGAACGGGAAGATACGACCATGA
- a CDS encoding RidA family protein, whose product MSETIEKRLSDLGVTIPAGAAPAANYVPYCRTGDLLFTAGQLPLKDGKLVSGLLGRDIDTAAGKEGAKFCAINILAQAKAALGDLEKIRRLVKITVFVASAPDFVDQHLVANGASDFLVAALGERGKHARSAVGTASLPLNAAVEIEAIFEVE is encoded by the coding sequence ATGAGCGAAACAATCGAAAAGCGGCTAAGCGATCTTGGCGTCACCATTCCGGCCGGCGCCGCGCCCGCCGCCAACTATGTGCCCTACTGCCGGACCGGCGATCTGCTTTTCACGGCGGGTCAGTTGCCGCTCAAGGACGGCAAGTTGGTAAGCGGGCTGCTTGGCCGTGACATCGACACCGCCGCCGGCAAGGAGGGCGCGAAATTCTGCGCCATCAACATCCTGGCGCAGGCCAAGGCAGCACTTGGCGATCTCGAGAAAATCCGCCGGCTGGTCAAGATCACCGTCTTCGTCGCCTCGGCGCCCGACTTCGTCGACCAGCATCTGGTCGCCAACGGCGCTTCCGACTTCCTGGTCGCCGCGCTCGGCGAGCGCGGCAAGCATGCCCGCTCCGCCGTCGGCACCGCCTCGCTGCCGCTCAATGCCGCGGTCGAGATCGAAGCGATCTTCGAAGTCGAGTGA
- a CDS encoding glycerophosphodiester phosphodiesterase, with amino-acid sequence MTDLSWLIARPVAHRGFHDMNRTRWENTLSAFAAAAERGYAIECDVHISSDGVPVIIHDGDLKRLTGEDGFVWQRTAAELTALKVGGTKDLIPTLQEALDLIDGRVPLVVELKGVAGHDQGLVASVGRLLKRYRGKVAIMSFDHWLIRDFAKDAPGIPGGLTAYGKDNHLIEAHFAMLAHDLAFTSYAAGDLPNPFVSFVREKLGMPVITWTVHDQPAVDLTFKYADQMTFEGFEPDLVTVA; translated from the coding sequence ATGACCGACCTTTCCTGGCTGATCGCCCGCCCGGTTGCGCATCGCGGCTTCCACGACATGAACAGGACGCGCTGGGAGAACACGCTGTCGGCCTTCGCGGCGGCGGCCGAGCGCGGCTATGCCATCGAATGCGACGTGCATATCTCGTCCGACGGCGTTCCCGTAATCATCCACGACGGCGACCTGAAACGCCTGACCGGCGAGGACGGCTTCGTCTGGCAGCGGACCGCCGCCGAGCTGACGGCGCTCAAGGTGGGCGGCACGAAAGACCTCATTCCGACGCTGCAGGAGGCGCTCGACCTGATCGACGGCAGAGTGCCGCTGGTGGTCGAGCTGAAAGGCGTTGCCGGCCACGACCAAGGGCTGGTGGCGAGCGTCGGCAGGCTGCTCAAGCGCTACAGGGGCAAGGTGGCGATCATGTCGTTCGACCACTGGCTGATCCGCGATTTCGCCAAGGATGCGCCGGGCATTCCCGGCGGGCTGACCGCCTACGGCAAGGACAACCATCTGATCGAGGCGCATTTCGCCATGCTGGCGCATGACCTCGCCTTCACCTCCTATGCCGCTGGCGACCTGCCCAACCCGTTCGTGAGCTTCGTGCGCGAAAAGCTCGGAATGCCGGTCATCACCTGGACGGTGCATGACCAGCCGGCGGTCGACCTCACCTTCAAATATGCCGACCAGATGACCTTCGAGGGTTTTGAGCCGGATCTGGTGACGGTGGCCTAG
- a CDS encoding LysE family translocator — MTFTAFLAYCAAITLAAATPGPSMFAVITNGVSRGFIRAFIAGVGIAAGDAVLVTLALLGLVALAQTFEWVFLALKYAGAVYLVFLGIRMWRSAATQAVGPQAGQAGLSRSFFLGASIALGNPKAILFHASIMPLILDLDTMTFADGLLVVAIVISVNIATMGVYAALAGRASVWFRTPRRMRLMNRFAGGAMIGTGALIAAR; from the coding sequence ATGACGTTTACGGCATTTCTAGCCTACTGCGCGGCGATCACACTTGCTGCCGCCACGCCCGGCCCATCGATGTTCGCCGTCATCACCAATGGCGTGTCGCGTGGTTTTATCAGGGCATTCATCGCCGGCGTCGGCATTGCCGCCGGTGACGCGGTGCTGGTGACCCTGGCGCTGCTCGGTCTGGTGGCGCTGGCACAGACCTTCGAATGGGTGTTTCTCGCCTTGAAGTATGCAGGCGCGGTCTATCTGGTGTTTCTCGGTATCAGGATGTGGCGGTCGGCCGCCACCCAGGCAGTTGGGCCGCAGGCAGGTCAGGCGGGACTGTCAAGGTCGTTTTTCCTAGGCGCCTCCATCGCACTCGGCAACCCCAAGGCAATCCTGTTCCACGCATCGATCATGCCGCTGATCCTTGACCTCGATACCATGACCTTCGCCGACGGACTGCTCGTCGTCGCAATCGTCATCAGCGTCAATATCGCCACGATGGGCGTCTATGCAGCACTTGCCGGGCGGGCTTCGGTCTGGTTCAGAACGCCGAGGCGCATGCGCCTGATGAACAGGTTTGCCGGCGGCGCAATGATCGGCACCGGTGCGCTGATCGCCGCACGTTGA
- the tsf gene encoding translation elongation factor Ts, with protein MSISAAQVKELRDLTGAGMMDCKAALNETNGNMEEAVDWLRKKGISKADKKAGRTAAEGLIGVDSGVREAAVVEVNSETDFVARNAAFQEIVANVAKVALAYGTTEAVAAAKYPGSDKSVTETIKDAVGTIGENMGFRRSAKLTVPHGAVATYVHNAVVDGLGKLGVLVAIETTGNEHAANAFGRQVAMHVAATNPMALTTEELDPAAVEREKAIFADQARQTGKPEAIIEKMVEGRLRKFYEEVVLLKQAFVLNPDITVEKALKDAEKEIGAPAKISAYLRFALGEGIEKETTDFAAEVAAAVKK; from the coding sequence ATGAGCATTTCGGCTGCACAGGTCAAAGAACTCCGCGACTTGACCGGCGCGGGCATGATGGACTGCAAGGCGGCGTTGAACGAAACCAACGGCAACATGGAAGAGGCCGTCGACTGGCTGCGCAAGAAGGGCATCTCCAAGGCCGACAAGAAGGCCGGCCGCACTGCGGCGGAGGGCCTGATCGGCGTCGATTCCGGCGTGCGTGAAGCCGCCGTCGTCGAGGTCAATTCCGAGACCGACTTCGTTGCCCGCAACGCCGCCTTCCAGGAAATCGTCGCCAACGTCGCCAAGGTCGCGCTCGCCTATGGCACGACCGAGGCCGTGGCTGCGGCCAAATATCCGGGCTCCGACAAGTCGGTCACCGAGACCATCAAGGACGCGGTAGGCACCATTGGCGAGAACATGGGCTTCCGCCGTTCGGCCAAGCTCACCGTCCCGCACGGCGCTGTCGCGACTTATGTGCACAATGCCGTCGTCGATGGCCTCGGCAAGCTCGGCGTGCTGGTCGCGATCGAGACCACCGGCAACGAGCATGCGGCGAACGCCTTCGGCCGTCAGGTCGCCATGCATGTCGCCGCCACCAACCCGATGGCGCTGACCACGGAAGAACTCGATCCGGCTGCGGTCGAGCGCGAGAAGGCGATCTTCGCCGACCAGGCACGCCAGACCGGCAAGCCCGAGGCGATCATCGAGAAGATGGTCGAGGGCCGCCTGCGCAAGTTCTATGAAGAGGTGGTGCTTCTGAAGCAGGCCTTCGTGCTCAATCCCGACATCACCGTCGAGAAGGCGCTGAAGGATGCCGAGAAGGAGATCGGCGCTCCGGCCAAGATCAGCGCCTACCTGCGCTTCGCGCTTGGCGAAGGCATCGAGAAGGAAACGACCGATTTCGCGGCGGAAGTCGCGGCCGCGGTCAAGAAATAG